One Caretta caretta isolate rCarCar2 chromosome 24, rCarCar1.hap1, whole genome shotgun sequence genomic region harbors:
- the PEA15 gene encoding astrocytic phosphoprotein PEA-15, which yields MAEYCSLLEELAENITNEDLDQLKSACKEDIPSEKHEEITTSKDWFSFLEKHNKLDKDNLSYIEHIFEISRRPDLLTVVVAYRTQVLKISEEDEVDTKLTRIPSAKKYKDIIRQPSEEEIIKLAPPPKKA from the exons ATGGCGGAGTATTGCAGCCTGCTGGAGGAGCTGGCGGAGAACATCACCAACGAGGACCTGGACCAGCTGAAGTCGGCCTGCAAGGAGGACATCCCCAGTGAGAAGCACGAGGAGATCACCACAAGCAAAGACTGGTTCAGCTTCCTGGAGAAGCACAACAAGCTGGACAAAG ACAACCTCTCGTACATCGAGCACATCTTTGAGATCTCGCGGCGCCCGGACCTGCTGACCGTGGTGGTGGCATACCGCACCCAGGTGCTGAAGATATCCGAGGAGGACGAGGTGGACACCAAGCTGACCCGCATCCCCAGCGCCAAGAAGTACAAAG ACATCATCCGGCAGCCCTCGGAAGAAGAGATCATCAAACTGGCCCCCCCGCCCAAGAAAGCctga